One window of the Niallia circulans genome contains the following:
- the metC gene encoding cystathionine beta-lyase gives MTTSYTFETKLLHNKHKFDPDTGAVSVPIQHASTFHQKDIDEFGKYDYSRSLNPTREALEEVVAELEEGTHGFAFSSGMAAISTAFLLLSQGDHVVISEDVYGGTYRMVTTVLNRFGIDHTFVDMTNLEEVEAAILPNTKVLYVETPSNPLLKVTDIETISLLAKKYSALTFVDNTFLTPALQKPLTLGADVVLHSATKFLSGHSDVIAGVAVVKDAELAKQIGYLQNSFGAVLGVQDCWLLLRGIKTLHVRMKHSSEGARVIAEHLQNHPLIKKVHYPGFEDHPQYAIQRKQALNPGAVFSFELYSEEAMRTFVENVKLPVFAVSLGAVESILSYPAKMSHAAMNPLARAERGITDSLLRLSVGLENPLDLINDFDIALKKTAELHFI, from the coding sequence ATGACAACATCATATACATTTGAAACAAAATTGCTTCATAATAAACATAAATTCGATCCAGACACTGGAGCTGTCAGCGTGCCAATTCAGCACGCTTCCACCTTTCACCAAAAGGATATTGATGAATTTGGAAAATATGATTATAGCAGAAGCTTAAATCCGACAAGAGAAGCACTAGAAGAAGTGGTGGCAGAATTAGAAGAAGGAACGCATGGCTTTGCCTTCTCTTCTGGAATGGCTGCAATTTCAACTGCTTTTCTATTATTATCACAAGGTGATCATGTCGTTATTTCTGAAGATGTATATGGTGGAACATATCGTATGGTGACGACCGTATTGAACCGATTTGGAATCGATCATACCTTTGTAGATATGACGAATCTAGAAGAAGTTGAAGCAGCTATTTTACCAAACACAAAAGTGCTTTATGTAGAAACTCCTTCCAATCCTTTATTAAAAGTAACAGATATTGAAACAATTAGCTTACTTGCCAAAAAATACAGTGCACTTACTTTCGTGGATAATACGTTTTTAACACCAGCCTTACAAAAACCATTAACGCTAGGTGCGGATGTTGTACTTCATAGTGCTACTAAGTTCTTATCTGGTCATAGCGATGTAATCGCTGGAGTAGCAGTAGTTAAAGATGCAGAGCTCGCAAAGCAAATTGGTTATTTACAAAATTCGTTTGGCGCAGTTCTTGGTGTTCAGGATTGCTGGCTACTCCTTAGAGGAATAAAGACCTTGCATGTTCGGATGAAGCATTCAAGTGAAGGGGCAAGAGTGATCGCAGAGCATTTGCAAAACCACCCATTAATAAAAAAAGTGCATTATCCAGGATTCGAAGACCACCCTCAATATGCGATCCAAAGAAAACAAGCGCTAAATCCAGGCGCGGTTTTCTCCTTTGAGTTATATTCAGAAGAAGCAATGCGTACTTTTGTAGAGAATGTAAAACTGCCTGTATTCGCCGTTAGTCTTGGTGCGGTTGAATCGATTCTATCCTATCCAGCAAAAATGTCTCATGCTGCGATGAATCCTTTAGCTAGAGCAGAACGGGGAATTACAGATTCCCTTCTACGTTTATCCGTTGGATTAGAAAATCCACTAGATTTAATCAATGACTTTGATATAGCTCTTAAGAAGACAGCAGAGTTACATTTTATTTAA
- a CDS encoding methionine biosynthesis PLP-dependent protein produces the protein MYSLETKLAQIGNRSETTTGAVNPPVYFSTAYRHTGIGESTGYDYTRTGNPTREILENAIAELEEGDRGFACSSGMAAIQTILSLFQSGDEWIISKDLYGGTYRLLEQGYKKWGLRCTYVNTSDTDAVRAAISSKTKAIFLETPTNPLMEQTDISVIASIAKEHNILLIVDNTFYTPIIQQPIRLGADIVIHSATKYLGGHNDVLAGLIVAKGEELCNELALHHNSAGAVLSPFDSWLLMRGMKTLALRMEKHEENAKILSTFLQKHEAVVDVLYPGRGGMISFRIQSESWVNPFLQSLTLISFAESLGGVESFITYPATQTHADIPLEVRLETGVDNRLLRFSVGIENANDLIKDLDKAFSIAKGIAQEVTI, from the coding sequence ATGTATAGTTTAGAAACAAAGTTAGCGCAAATTGGTAATAGAAGTGAAACAACTACTGGTGCAGTTAATCCGCCCGTTTATTTTTCCACTGCCTATCGTCACACAGGTATTGGAGAGTCGACTGGCTATGATTATACACGGACAGGAAATCCTACACGAGAAATATTAGAAAATGCAATTGCCGAATTAGAAGAAGGCGACCGCGGCTTTGCGTGTAGTTCAGGAATGGCAGCAATTCAAACAATCCTTTCCCTTTTTCAAAGCGGTGATGAATGGATTATTTCTAAAGATTTATATGGCGGCACATACCGTCTATTAGAACAAGGTTATAAAAAATGGGGCCTTCGATGTACGTACGTTAATACTTCAGATACAGATGCTGTGCGTGCGGCCATCTCCTCAAAAACAAAAGCAATCTTCCTTGAAACTCCTACGAATCCTTTAATGGAACAAACGGATATTTCTGTGATTGCTTCCATCGCAAAAGAACACAATATTCTGCTTATTGTTGACAATACATTTTATACTCCTATTATCCAACAGCCGATCCGTTTAGGTGCTGATATCGTTATCCACAGTGCAACAAAATATTTAGGTGGGCATAATGACGTTCTTGCTGGTCTTATTGTTGCAAAAGGAGAAGAGCTTTGTAATGAGCTCGCCTTACACCATAATTCTGCTGGAGCTGTTTTAAGTCCCTTTGATTCTTGGTTATTGATGAGAGGAATGAAAACACTGGCGTTAAGAATGGAAAAACATGAAGAGAATGCGAAAATACTGTCTACTTTTCTGCAAAAACATGAGGCTGTTGTAGATGTCCTCTACCCTGGTCGTGGCGGAATGATCTCGTTTAGAATCCAAAGTGAATCTTGGGTAAATCCATTTTTGCAAAGCTTAACGTTAATCTCATTTGCCGAAAGTCTTGGAGGGGTGGAAAGTTTTATTACATATCCTGCCACTCAAACTCATGCAGATATTCCATTAGAAGTCAGATTAGAAACTGGTGTCGATAATCGACTATTACGTTTTTCAGTTGGTATTGAAAATGCAAATGATTTAATCAAAGATCTAGATAAAGCTTTCTCTATTGCAAAGGGAATTGCACAGGAGGTAACAATATGA
- a CDS encoding H-type small acid-soluble spore protein, translating to MNIGRAIEIMNAADMVDVSYQGEKIIIQNVNEKTKKATIYTKTNPDYELDVDVYQLIEEM from the coding sequence ATGAATATTGGACGTGCGATTGAAATTATGAATGCTGCAGATATGGTAGATGTTAGTTATCAAGGAGAAAAGATCATTATCCAGAATGTAAATGAAAAAACAAAAAAAGCAACTATCTATACGAAAACAAATCCAGATTACGAGTTAGATGTTGATGTGTACCAGCTTATCGAAGAAATGTGA
- a CDS encoding response regulator transcription factor, whose product MKKILIIEDEKNLSRFIELELTYEGYKTEVCSDGRSGLQKALEEDWDIILLDLMLPELNGIEVCRRLRQTKNTPILMITARDSVLDRVSGLDSGADDYLVKPFAIEELLARLRALFRRIEPQTNTSNQIMTKLTYKDITLEVESHIAKKGEEILSLTKREYDLLYMFMTNINIVLSRDILLEKIWGYESEVETNVIDVYVRYLRNKLDPSGQEVYIETVRGIGYVMR is encoded by the coding sequence ATGAAAAAAATTTTGATTATAGAAGACGAAAAAAATTTATCGAGATTTATCGAGTTAGAATTAACATATGAAGGATATAAAACAGAGGTTTGCTCAGATGGTAGAAGCGGTCTTCAAAAGGCACTAGAGGAAGATTGGGATATTATCTTATTAGATTTAATGCTACCTGAATTAAATGGCATTGAAGTATGTAGAAGACTCCGTCAAACAAAAAACACCCCAATATTAATGATAACTGCACGGGATAGCGTTTTAGATCGAGTTTCTGGATTAGATAGTGGCGCAGACGATTATTTGGTTAAGCCATTTGCGATTGAAGAACTGCTTGCTAGATTACGTGCATTATTTCGCCGTATAGAGCCACAAACAAATACTTCCAATCAAATTATGACAAAGTTGACTTATAAAGATATTACACTGGAGGTGGAATCACATATCGCCAAAAAAGGAGAAGAGATTCTGTCCTTAACCAAAAGAGAGTATGATTTGCTTTATATGTTCATGACCAATATTAATATTGTCTTATCAAGAGATATATTATTAGAAAAAATCTGGGGCTATGAATCAGAAGTAGAAACAAACGTAATCGATGTATATGTTAGGTATTTAAGGAATAAGCTTGATCCATCTGGACAAGAAGTATATATCGAAACGGTCAGAGGGATAGGATATGTGATGAGATGA
- a CDS encoding HAMP domain-containing sensor histidine kinase has product MKWIKKISLLPWKWKLTLGLSFSIFLTYSIFSFFEFHTVSSWLLNQEETDVKQTMNQVVKQLNLQEKHPTDEEITANVTLLEKLNNDNQLIRILDKNGQAILADMNGDFPIIEPNQIYNDEQFHYISIGDHNSLVYSKEIKTKAFNGRVEIIRSLESLDKVREHLWFAMTMFAIAALIISALIGYFISYLLLRPINSMTKTMKKIKNSGFKERMPVYPQKDEIADLSHIFNEMMDVIEQSFQQQKQFIEDASHELRTPVSVLEGHLSMLNRWGKNNQDILEESLQTSTEEVARLKKLIISLLDLSKLEQNRMESDLTPERVKWIFEHTIRDFVMLHDDFTFEVKLDSLHLYEVSEQHLQQITTILLDNAVKYSVHEKNIFLHTYETGNHFILEITDHGIGIPKEHLEKVFDRFYRVDKARSREQGGTGLGLAIAKQIVSLYNGSIEIKSKVGQGTKVIVRFNI; this is encoded by the coding sequence ATGAAATGGATAAAAAAAATATCTCTTTTACCTTGGAAATGGAAATTAACGCTTGGATTATCATTTAGTATTTTTTTAACTTATTCTATTTTTTCCTTTTTTGAATTTCACACTGTTTCTTCTTGGTTATTAAATCAGGAAGAAACAGATGTAAAACAAACAATGAATCAAGTTGTTAAACAATTGAACCTGCAAGAAAAGCATCCTACAGACGAAGAAATCACTGCAAATGTCACTTTATTAGAAAAACTCAATAACGATAACCAGCTTATTCGTATTTTAGATAAAAATGGACAAGCCATCCTTGCAGATATGAATGGAGATTTCCCAATTATTGAGCCAAATCAAATATATAATGATGAACAGTTTCATTATATTTCAATTGGAGATCATAATTCATTAGTTTATAGTAAGGAAATTAAGACAAAAGCATTTAATGGCAGAGTAGAAATTATTCGTTCCCTGGAATCCTTAGATAAAGTGAGAGAACACTTATGGTTTGCCATGACAATGTTTGCAATTGCTGCACTAATTATCAGTGCCCTTATTGGTTATTTTATTTCCTATTTATTATTACGACCAATTAATTCGATGACAAAAACAATGAAAAAAATTAAAAACAGTGGTTTTAAGGAAAGGATGCCAGTCTATCCTCAAAAGGACGAAATCGCTGATTTATCTCATATTTTCAATGAGATGATGGATGTGATTGAACAATCCTTTCAGCAGCAAAAACAATTTATTGAAGACGCTTCCCATGAATTGAGAACACCGGTTTCTGTCTTAGAGGGTCATCTTTCCATGCTGAATAGATGGGGGAAGAATAATCAAGATATATTAGAAGAGTCACTCCAAACATCAACTGAAGAAGTTGCTCGACTAAAAAAACTAATTATCAGTTTATTAGACTTATCCAAATTAGAGCAAAATAGAATGGAGTCAGATTTAACGCCAGAGAGGGTAAAGTGGATTTTTGAGCATACTATTCGTGATTTTGTAATGCTTCATGATGATTTTACTTTCGAGGTAAAGCTTGACTCTCTCCATCTTTATGAGGTATCTGAACAACATTTGCAGCAAATAACTACTATATTACTTGATAATGCGGTGAAATATTCTGTACATGAAAAAAATATTTTTCTGCATACGTATGAAACAGGCAACCATTTTATCCTAGAAATTACCGATCATGGAATTGGAATACCGAAAGAACATCTTGAAAAAGTATTTGATCGGTTTTATCGAGTAGATAAAGCTAGGAGTAGAGAACAAGGTGGAACAGGACTTGGATTAGCCATCGCAAAGCAAATTGTAAGCTTATATAATGGGTCAATTGAAATTAAAAGTAAGGTTGGTCAAGGAACAAAAGTAATTGTTCGCTTTAATATATAG
- a CDS encoding 2-oxoglutarate dehydrogenase E1 component — MEKPSDGTVSYQPRFYGPNLGLVMELYEKYVQDPNSVDEEMKRHFDQWGPPIDNQEKTNTNHLSLQSEVQVEKIIAAVTLVNKIRAYGHLAADIYPLKDHKREYELFDLARFDLTKEDLEKIPARLICPDAPNHISNGYEAVQYLKEIYTKTIAFEYYHVNDIKEKNWLQSKVESGSLKPACHRELKRKLLKRVIEVEEFESFLHRTYVGQKRFSIEGLDTMVPMIDKIISESVVNGAQNINIGMAHRGRLNVLAHVLEKPYEMIFAEFQHAPNKQLVPSEGSIGISFGWTGDVKYHLGLDRQIKSNNVSNVRLTLANNPSHLEFVGAVVEGFTRASQDDRTKPGFPEEDSTKSLAILIHGDAAFPGQGIVSETLNLTGLKGYRTGGTIHIIANNTIGFTTESSDSRSTRYASDLAKGFEIPIIHVNADDPEACIKAAKLAIEYREKFKKDFLIDLIGYRRYGHNEMDEPMTTNPLMYKLIHEHPTITKLYGEKLVAEDVIKEEEIQALKEEVTRKLKEAHDRVPKKNEDPVITNPPNSVERQLPNVNTAVPIDQLKHINNELLSYPSQFQVFDKLGKVLKRRNAALEGEGKIDWSLAETLAFATILEDGTPIRLSGQDSERGTFAHRNIILHDYVTGNQYSPLHTLSKAKASFAVHNSPLSEGSVLGFEYGYNVHAPETLVLWEAQFGDFANAAQVMFDQFIAAGRAKWGQKSGLVMLLPHGYEGQGPEHSSARLERFLILAAENNWTVANLSSSAQYFHILRRQAAILNKEEVRPLVIMTPKSLLRNADVASNGLEFSEGAFHSVLEVDNTGENDNVVTRIVLSTGKISIDLYQAHKKLENGEAIHLARVEEIYPFPEERLTEIIQRYPNLKEVVWVQEEPKNMGAWSFMEPRIRKLISNSISLQYVGRRRRSSPAEGDPIVHRKDQARIINEALTME, encoded by the coding sequence ATGGAGAAGCCATCTGATGGTACAGTCTCATACCAACCAAGATTTTATGGGCCGAATTTAGGGCTTGTAATGGAGCTTTATGAGAAATACGTTCAAGATCCAAATTCAGTTGATGAAGAAATGAAAAGGCATTTTGATCAATGGGGACCCCCGATTGATAATCAAGAGAAAACTAACACGAATCATTTATCTCTACAATCCGAAGTTCAAGTTGAAAAAATTATTGCAGCAGTAACATTAGTGAATAAGATAAGAGCCTATGGACATTTGGCGGCTGATATTTATCCATTAAAGGATCATAAGAGAGAGTATGAGTTATTTGATTTAGCTCGTTTTGATTTAACGAAAGAAGATTTAGAAAAGATTCCAGCCCGTTTAATTTGTCCAGATGCTCCTAACCATATATCAAATGGCTATGAAGCGGTTCAATATTTAAAAGAAATTTATACAAAGACCATTGCATTTGAATACTATCATGTTAATGATATTAAAGAAAAAAACTGGCTGCAGTCTAAAGTAGAATCAGGGAGCTTAAAACCAGCATGTCATAGAGAGTTAAAAAGAAAGCTTCTAAAAAGGGTAATAGAAGTAGAAGAATTTGAAAGTTTTTTACATAGAACATATGTCGGTCAAAAGAGATTTTCGATTGAAGGTCTTGATACAATGGTCCCGATGATAGATAAGATTATATCTGAATCAGTAGTAAATGGTGCTCAAAATATTAATATAGGAATGGCGCATAGAGGGCGATTAAATGTGTTAGCACATGTATTAGAAAAGCCTTATGAAATGATATTTGCAGAATTTCAGCATGCTCCTAATAAACAGTTGGTACCATCTGAAGGGTCCATAGGTATTAGCTTTGGCTGGACTGGGGATGTAAAATACCATTTAGGCTTAGATCGACAAATTAAATCAAATAATGTTTCAAATGTTCGGCTGACTCTTGCAAATAATCCAAGTCATCTTGAGTTTGTAGGTGCAGTAGTAGAAGGATTTACTAGAGCGTCACAGGATGACAGAACAAAACCTGGGTTTCCAGAGGAAGATTCTACTAAATCACTAGCTATTCTAATCCACGGAGATGCTGCTTTTCCTGGGCAAGGAATTGTTTCGGAGACTTTAAATTTAACAGGATTAAAGGGTTATCGAACAGGTGGAACGATCCATATTATTGCTAACAATACAATTGGATTTACAACAGAATCTAGTGATTCGAGATCTACTAGATATGCTAGTGATCTTGCAAAAGGATTTGAGATTCCAATAATCCATGTTAATGCAGATGATCCAGAAGCATGTATAAAAGCTGCAAAACTAGCTATCGAATACAGAGAGAAGTTTAAGAAGGACTTTTTAATCGATTTAATTGGCTATAGAAGATATGGTCATAATGAAATGGATGAACCAATGACGACAAATCCATTAATGTACAAGTTAATTCACGAACATCCAACCATTACTAAGCTGTACGGGGAAAAGCTAGTTGCGGAGGATGTGATAAAAGAAGAAGAAATCCAAGCTTTGAAAGAAGAAGTTACAAGAAAACTTAAAGAAGCACATGATAGAGTACCGAAGAAAAATGAAGATCCGGTTATTACTAATCCGCCTAATTCTGTGGAGCGACAATTGCCGAATGTTAATACGGCTGTTCCGATTGATCAATTAAAACATATAAATAATGAGTTGCTTTCCTATCCATCTCAATTTCAAGTTTTTGATAAATTAGGAAAAGTTTTAAAGCGGAGAAATGCTGCATTGGAAGGGGAAGGTAAAATCGATTGGTCTTTAGCGGAAACATTGGCTTTTGCAACGATTTTAGAAGACGGAACACCAATCCGACTTTCTGGGCAGGATTCGGAACGTGGTACGTTTGCTCATCGTAATATTATTTTACATGACTATGTAACTGGCAACCAGTATTCACCTTTACATACCTTATCTAAAGCGAAAGCATCATTTGCTGTTCATAACAGTCCGTTGTCTGAAGGTTCTGTATTAGGATTTGAGTACGGTTACAATGTTCATGCTCCCGAAACACTTGTGTTATGGGAAGCGCAATTTGGTGATTTTGCTAATGCAGCACAAGTAATGTTTGACCAATTTATTGCAGCTGGCAGAGCGAAATGGGGACAAAAATCTGGTTTAGTTATGCTTTTGCCACATGGTTATGAAGGACAGGGACCAGAGCATTCAAGTGCAAGATTGGAGCGATTCTTAATTTTAGCAGCTGAAAATAACTGGACTGTTGCAAACTTATCATCATCTGCTCAGTACTTTCATATTTTAAGAAGACAGGCAGCAATTTTAAACAAAGAAGAAGTACGACCTTTAGTTATTATGACACCAAAAAGCTTACTGCGTAATGCTGATGTTGCTTCTAATGGATTAGAATTCAGTGAAGGTGCTTTTCATTCTGTTTTGGAAGTAGATAATACTGGTGAAAATGACAATGTTGTTACACGCATAGTTCTATCTACAGGTAAAATTTCGATTGACTTATATCAAGCACACAAAAAGCTTGAAAATGGAGAAGCAATCCATCTTGCAAGAGTTGAAGAAATTTATCCTTTCCCAGAAGAGAGGCTAACAGAAATTATTCAACGCTATCCAAATTTAAAAGAGGTAGTATGGGTGCAAGAAGAACCAAAGAATATGGGAGCATGGAGCTTTATGGAACCAAGAATTAGAAAGCTAATTTCCAATTCTATTTCCTTACAATATGTTGGTAGAAGAAGAAGATCTAGTCCTGCTGAAGGGGATCCAATTGTTCATCGTAAAGATCAAGCAAGAATCATAAATGAAGCATTGACTATGGAATGA